In a genomic window of Caloenas nicobarica isolate bCalNic1 chromosome 1, bCalNic1.hap1, whole genome shotgun sequence:
- the LOC135992924 gene encoding uncharacterized protein LOC135992924, translated as MPRGRRRRRRRAGTAAPLTLETVLAGRREEGRSRSPRDRSGIAETRWVLGAVAPGSRLGLPGLEALAAAAGPRGGSPPWAAPSLLQVPAAAQPAPRREGSDLPAGAPAALAVLRLQPGAEGSARAAAGAAPRLRTVYVNPRWLERQAALGAAAAASPCAEAAAAASGAAGAPAAAAAGQGEAAEAAATPYVGLRRPLGYQLAKATKERIWRGEFIDLFSLLHTELATEHGRRPGDTLDQWVSAFLVYASVLCEKHPARCGAMFKYLDTIRKLHATYGGTSWMSYDEDFRRRAAKDPTLPWGDVDLDLWMKWMAPLKSLITRRPRAEGEKKASLVPPQPPPPGTQSPTKEEKSQTP; from the exons ATGCCACGTGGGAGGCGCCGCCGTCGGCGCCGGGCCGGAACCGCGGCCCCCCTGACGCTGGAGACGGTCCTCGCCGGGCGGCGAGAGGAGGGGAGGTCGCGGAGCCCCCGGGACCGCAGCGGGATCGCCGAGACCCGATGGGTGCTCGGCGCCGTTGCGCCCGGCTCGCGGCTCGGCCTCCCGGGCCTAGAggcgctggcggcggcggcggggcctaGAGGCGGCTCCCCGCCCTGGGCGGCGCCCTCGCTGCTCCAGGTGCCGGCGGCGGCCCagccggccccgcggcgggaggGCAGCGACCTGCCCGCCGGCGCACCGGCCGCCCTGGCCGTGCTGCGCCTGCAGCCCGGCGCCGAGGGCtcggcgcgggcggcggcgggggccgcgccGCGCCTGCGGACCGTCTACGTGAACCCGCGCTGGCTGGAGCGGCAGGCCGCGctgggggcggcggcggcggccagCCCCTGCgccgaggcggcggcggcggcgagcggAGCGGCCGGGgccccggcggccgcggcggcggggcagggcgaggcggcggaggcggcggccaCCCCCTACGTGGGGCTGCGGCGGCCGCTGGGCTACCAGCTGGCCAAGGCCACCAAGGAGCGCATCTGGCGGGGGGAGTTCATTGACCTCTTTTCCTTGCTCCACACAGAGCTGGCCACCGAGCACGGCCGGCGCCCGGGGGACACGCTGGACCAGTGGGTCTCGGCCTTCCTGGTGTACGCCAGCGTGCTGTGCGAGAAGCACCCGGCGCGCTGCGGAGCCATGTTCAAGTACCTGGACACCATCCGCAAGCTGCATGCCACCTACGGGGGCACGTCGTGGATGAGCTATGATGAGGACTTTCGGAGGCGGGCGGCCAAGGACCCCACCCTGCCTTGGGGTGATGTCGACCTGGACCTCTGGATGAAGTGGATGGCGCCCCTCAAGTCGCTCATCACCAGGCGCCCGCGTGCTGAGGGCGAGAAGAAGGCCTCGCTGGTCCCACCACAGCCGCCACCGCCTGGGACCCAGAGCCCCAcgaaggaggagaaaagccaG actccATGA